The sequence below is a genomic window from Cicer arietinum cultivar CDC Frontier isolate Library 1 chromosome 6, Cicar.CDCFrontier_v2.0, whole genome shotgun sequence.
CTCAAAATAAGTTAATTGGATCATTACCAAAATTTAATAGTTTAACATCTTTGAGGTTTTTGTATTTGCAAAAGAATTATCTCTCTGGATCTATACCATTTGAACTTTCTAAAAGCTCAAACCTACAACTTCTAGACTTGAGAGAGAACAAATTTTATGGAAATATTCCGAATTCGATCGATAAGTTCTCAGAGTTAAAGATTCTTTTATTAGGAGGGAACAACTTTGAAGGAGAAATTCCAATTCAGTTGTGTCAGTTGAAAAAGGTTGACATATTGGACCTATCAAGGAATGTGTTCAATGCTTCAATACCATCTTGTTTCCAGAATTTGTCATTTGGAATGGGACAATATGATGATGATGGTTATGATTATGGTCCTGTTTTTGAAATCTCAATGTACAATCCCCCAATATACTTTCTTCCAAATGAAGAATCTCTCTTCGATGCTCGTTTGTTAATTCTATTGCCTTTGTTCGATCTATTAAATGAAGACCTAAAATTGGAAGTGGAATTCAGAACAAAGAACAATGATTATTTTTACAAAGGTAAAGTCCTAGAGAACATGACTGGATTGGACTTATCATGCAATAAGTTAACAGGTATCATCCCTTCTCAAATTGGaaacatgaaaaaaattaaagccATGAACTTATCACATAATTACTTGTCGGTCCTATTCCAATCTCATTCAACAATCTAACTCAGATAGAGAGCCTTGACTTATCCTTCAACAACTTGTGTGGCAAGATACCTTCTCAACTAACTCAACTAAACTTTTTATCAATCTTCAATGTGTCATACAATAATCTTTCTGGAACACCACCTAGTATAGGACAATTTGGAGACTTTGATGATGAAAACTACAGAGGTAATCCTGATCTTTGTGGACCGCTCCTCAAGCGAAAGTGTGAAGATGTTGCGTTTTCACCTTCTTCACCATCGAATGAGAATgaagaaaatgaaacaaaagTTGACATGATAGCATTTTATTGGAGTTTTGCAGCATCTTACATAACAATACTTCTAGCCATCTTGACAGTGTTGTACATCAATGTAGATTGGCGCATGGTCTTGTTTTATTACGTTGATAAGGT
It includes:
- the LOC140920683 gene encoding receptor-like protein 15, which codes for MSWNNFEGNIPSSIGKMKNLESLDVSHNHFLGELPKGLATYCEMLTYLKVSNNYLQGNIPKFSNWMNMEVLFLNNNNFSGTLEDVLGNNIGLIVLYISNNSISGTIPNSIVMFSSMRVLLMANNLLEGEIPKKMFLNMSMLQIMDLSQNKLIGSLPKFNSLTSLRFLYLQKNYLSGSIPFELSKSSNLQLLDLRENKFYGNIPNSIDKFSELKILLLGGNNFEGEIPIQLCQLKKVDILDLSRNVFNASIPSCFQNLSFGMGQYDDDGYDYGPVFEISMYNPPIYFLPNEESLFDARLLILLPLFDLLNEDLKLEVEFRTKNNDYFYKGKVLENMTGLDLSCNKLTGQFGDFDDENYRGNPDLCGPLLKRKCEDVAFSPSSPSNENEENETKVDMIAFYWSFAASYITILLAILTVLYINVDWRMVLFYYVDKVILRCFPTFPLH